The following are encoded together in the Plasmodium brasilianum strain Bolivian I chromosome 10, whole genome shotgun sequence genome:
- a CDS encoding proteasome subunit beta type-1, giving the protein MELLTINQNSTDNKSEGNENIIKHGRSFKRWYPYIDNGGTVIGLAGKDYVILAADTRLSLSYSIYTRYCPKISKLTDKCIIGSSGMQSDIKTLHALLQKKIQLFVLEHAHYPDIHVIARLLCVILYSRRFFPYYTFNLLAGVDEENKGVLYNYDAVGSYGEVTHSCVGSGAALIFPILDNRVEQKNQLIKNFNFNMRNDIDFVKDAITSATERDIYTGDQTEIYIVDKLGINTTTLDLKQD; this is encoded by the exons ATGGAGTTATTAACGATAAATCAGAATTCAACAGATAACAAGTCAGaaggaaatgaaaatataataaaacatggTCGATCTTTTAAAAGATGGTATCCGTATATTGATAATGGAGg aacTGTTATCGGGTTAGCCGGTAAGGATTATGTTATTTTGGCAGCAGACACCCGTTTGTCATTATCctattctatatatacaagATATTGCCCCAAGATATCGAAATT aaCTGATAAGTGTATCATCGGTTCGTCAGGGATGCAGTCAGACATAAAGACCCTTCACGCTTTATTACAA aaaaaaatacaactATTCGTTTTAGAGCATGCGCATTATCCAGACATTCATGTGATAGCTAGATTGTTGTGCGTAATATTATATAGCAGAAGATTTTTCCCgtattatacatttaatttattagcAGGAGTAGATGAAGAGAACAAAGGGGTTTTATATAACTACGATGCTGTTGGGTCATATGGGGAAGTTACTCATTCCTGTGTTGGTAGTGGTGCAGCTCTTATTTTTCCCATATTAGATAACAGAGTAGAGCAAAAAAATCagcttattaaaaattttaattttaatatgagGAATGATATTGATTTTGTTAAGGATGCCATAACGTCAGCTACTGAAAGAGATATTTACACTGGAGATCaaacagaaatatatattgtcgATAAGTTAGGAATAAATACAACGACATTGGATTTGAAGCAGGATTAG
- a CDS encoding cyclin → MEDYQVEADVPRTDKNYIIYLPIVLDQMIKMSKGEGKITSFHASKAPDISVKNYIERIGKYIGCSNECFVLLIIYLDRIIKIHKDITLSLLCIHRLIITAVMISAKFFDDLYYSNSFYAKVGGVTTKELNKLEVYFLNLLDYKLYVSSEEYDFYRKYITLAVQKFLNRTKIKKKKNVSVVKPYNLFNYNNATNKTNIMFLKNQDSMMYDSSKIFASAQDKKKNYRK, encoded by the coding sequence ATGGAGGACTACCAAGTTGAAGCAGATGTACCGAGAACtgataaaaattacataatatatttgccAATAGTATTAGATcagatgataaaaatgagtAAAGGGGAGGGCAAAATTACAAGCTTTCATGCTTCTAAAGCACCAGATATATctgttaaaaattatatcgaACGaataggaaaatatataGGATGTAGTAACgaatgttttgttttattaataatatatttagacagaataattaaaatacataaagaTATTACTTTATCATTGTTATGTATACATAGGTTAATTATAACTGCAGTGATGATATCAGCCAAATTCTTTGAcgatttatattattctaattCCTTTTATGCAAAAGTTGGAGGAGTTACAACAAAAGAGTTAAATAAATTggaagtttattttttaaatctccttgattataaattatatgtgtCATCAGAAGAATATGATTTTtacagaaaatatattacctTAGCTGTtcagaaatttttaaatagaacaaaaataaaaaaaaaaaaaaatgtttcaGTTGTCAAAccttataatttatttaattataataatgctaCTAACAAAACAAACATCATGTTCCTAAAAAATCAAGACTCCATGATGTACGATAGCAGCAAGATTTTTGCCTCTGCGCAGGacaagaaaaagaattacaGAAAATGA
- a CDS encoding ATP-dependent RNA helicase DDX23, producing MFLFKRKESNNQEAEKKNAPANNPFQNIQKDSLDEKKENNSQNQENFKNSSKNNHEKEKNKNTEEEKETTHNSIYKGVNNSLAQYMQNDIIKKNENVKGATNTMSDEATPLNSLQKGVHKNIVRKNIERKIINLYSSSSSEGEEEAKEEAKEEANEEAKEEANEEAKEEESKADIEATAVEGRFNEGKKNKFGGAQNETSFSTVRSNNIGVGKQNEGKKIFANITSEGEKLVFLTKKVREENRKKLERKNEIIDDTSRDLPGNSVYRRDDKRTNSLDVRQHRIKRRTERGGDGRRDDVAENEKKRKTTSVGESEHSDESEENEEGEEGEKGGRREHPSGRDKKGDGLNNNSYDNSYYSKREKERDKNRDMDKDWEEGKRLSKDDNGIDRADYTYMYAKPESHLAELNMLHVSSMEKEETLKEKELEIIKQQYLGLNKKKKKMQKPSEKFRNIFNFEWDQAEDTSKNDSNPLYQNRLEPQLLFGRGYIAGIDIREQRKKNNFYDKLVQNRINLSLKKNTECINYSQRKEYISSSTNKSIMVNSLTSNNSLCKNKSGQFIYEPKVNNIIKDIHHKHWSEKSREEMTDRDWRIFREDNEIYIKGGVVPPPIRKWEESNLSTDLLKAIKKAKYEKPTPIQMQAIPIALDMRDLIGIAETGSGKTAAFVLPMLSYVKQLPPLTYETSQDGPYALVIAPSRELAIQIYEETNKFASYCSCRTVAVVGGRNAESQAFELRRGVEIVIGTPGRLQDCLEKAYTVLNQCNYVILDEADRMMDMGFEDTVHFILDKIPTTNLKSEDDALALQEEMMTKAGHRLYRLTQMFSATMPPSVERLSRKYLRAPAYISIGDPGAGKRSIEQKLEFITEGKKKQKLQELLEIYEPPIIVFVNQKKVADIIAKSISRMKFRAVALHGGKAQEIREQTLNAFKNADFDILVATDVAGRGIDVHGVKLVINFDMPKDIESYTHRIGRTGRAGMKGLAISFVTEHDTHLFYDLKQFLLSSNNIVPLELANNPATKVKPGTVMQTPKKNQILYKN from the coding sequence ATGTTTCTCTTCAAAAGGAAAGAGAGTAACAATCAAGAagcggaaaaaaaaaatgcaccaGCAAACAAtccttttcaaaatattcaaaaagaTAGTCTAGacgaaaagaaagaaaacaATTCGCAAAAtcaagaaaattttaaaaactcaagtaaaaataatcatgagaaggaaaaaaataaaaatacagaagaagaaaaagaaacaacACACAATTCCATCTATAAAGGGGTAAATAACTCCCTTGCTCAATATATGcaaaatgatataattaaaaaaaatgaaaatgtaaaaggTGCAACGAATACTATGAGTGATGAAGCTACCCCCCTTAACTCTCTTCAAAAAGGTgtgcataaaaatattgtgagaaaaaatatagagagaaaaattattaacttgTACAGCTCATCTAGTTCGGAGGGTGAAGAGGAAGCAAAGGAAGAAGCAAAGGAAGAAGCAAACGAAGAAGCAAAGGAAGAAGCAAACGAAGAAGCAAAGGAAGAAGAATCAAAGGCAGACATAGAAGCAACAGCAGTTGAAGGACGTTTTAATGAAGgcaaaaagaacaaattcGGAGGGGCACAAAATGAAACGAGCTTTAGCACTGTTAGAAGTAACAACATAGGAGTaggaaaacaaaatgaaggtaaaaaaatttttgctaACATAACGAGTGAAGGTGAAAAATTAGTCTTTTTAACGAAAAAGGTTAGAGAAGAGAATAGAAAAAAGCtagaaaggaaaaatgaaataattgaTGATACAAGTCGGGATTTACCTGGAAATTCTGTTTATAGAAGGGATGACAAGAGAACAAACTCATTGGATGTTAGACAACACCGGATCAAGAGGAGGACAGAAAGAGGTGGAGATGGAAGAAGGGATGATGTTGcagaaaatgagaaaaagagaaaaaccACAAGCGTAGGGGAAAGTGAACACAGCGATGAAAGTGAAGAGAATGAGGAGGGTGAGGAAGGCGAAAAGGGGGGAAGAAGGGAACACCCTAGCGGGAGGGACAAAAAGGGGGATGGATTGAATAATAACAGTTATGATAACAGTTATTACAGTAAGAGGGAAAAGGAGAGGGATAAGAACAGGGATATGGATAAGGACTGGGAGGAGGGAAAGAGGCTTTCGAAAGATGATAACGGAATAGATCGAGCAGAttacacatacatgtacGCCAAACCCGAATCTCACCTGGCCGAATTGAACATGCTTCATGTGAGCAGCATGGAGAAGGAGGAAACACTGAAAGAGAAGGAActggaaataataaaacaacaaTATTTAGGATTAAacaagaagaagaaaaaaatgcaaaaaccATCTGAGAAATttcgaaatatatttaacttcGAATGGGATCAAGCAGAAGACACATCGAAAAATGATAGCAACCCGTTATACCAAAACAGGTTAGAACCACAGTTACTATTTGGGAGAGGATATATAGCAGGTATAGATATAAGAGAACAAAGAaagaagaataatttttatgataaactagttcaaaatagaataaatttaagtctaaaaaaaaatacagaatgtataaattatagtcaaagaaaagaatatatcAGTAGTAGTACCAATAAGTCAATAATGGTTAACAGTTTAACAAGTAATAACtcattatgtaaaaataaaagtggacaatttatttatgaacccaaagttaataatataataaaagatatacatCATAAACACTGGAGTGAAAAAAGTAGGGAAGAAATGACTGACAGAGATTGGCGTATTTTTAGAGaagataatgaaatatatattaaaggaGGAGTTGTACCACCACCTATTAGAAAATGGGAAGAATCTAACTTATCGACAGATTTATTAAAAGCaattaaaaaagcaaaatatgaaaaaccTACACCAATTCAAATGCAAGCTATTCCAATCGCATTAGATATGAGAGATCTAATTGGTATAGCAGAAACAGGTTCAGGTAAAACTGCAGCATTTGTTTTGCCTATGTTATCTTATGTTAAACAGTTACCACCATTAACATATGAAACTTCACAAGATGGTCCATATGCTCTTGTTATTGCACCATCAAGAGAGTTGgctatacaaatatatgaagaaacaaataaatttgcTTCTTACTGTTCATGTAGAACTGTAGCTGTTGTAGGAGGAAGAAATGCCGAATCACAAGCTTTCGAATTAAGAAGAGGAGTAGAAATTGTTATTGGTACACCAGGTAGATTACAAGACTGTCTAGAAAAAGCATACACAGTATTGAATCAATGTAATTATGTTATACTTGATGAAGCTGATCGTATGATGGATATGGGTTTTGAAGATACTGTTCATTTCATTCTTGATAAAATACCGACTACTAATTTAAAATCGGAAGATGATGCTTTAGCATTACAAGAAGAAATGATGACTAAGGCTGGACATAGATTATATAGATTAACTCAAATGTTTTCTGCTACTATGCCTCCATCTGTAGAAAGGTTATCAAGAAAATATTTGAGAGCACCAGCATATATTTCCATTGGTGACCCTGGTGCAGGTAAAAGATCCATAGAACAAAAATTAGAATTCATTACTGAAGGtaagaaaaaacagaaattACAAGAGCTGttagaaatatatgaaccaccaattattgtttttgttAATCAGAAAAAAGTGGCTGATATTATTGCAAAGTCTATAAGTAGAATGAAATTCAGAGCAGTAGCTTTACATGGTGGGAAGGCACAAGAAATAAGAGAACAAACTTTAAATGCTTTTAAAAATGCAGATTTCGACATTTTAGTAGCTACAGATGTTGCTGGAAGAGGTATAGATGTACATGGGGTTAAACtagttattaattttgataTGCCAAAAGATATTGAATCATATACTCATAGAATTGGTCGTACAGGTAGAGCTGGCATGAAGGGACTTGCCATTTCTTTTGTCACAGAGCACGATACGCATCTTTTTTACGATTTGAAGCAATTCCTCTTATCTTCCAACAATATTGTACCCCTAGAGTTAGCCAACAACCCCGCCACCAAGGTTAAGCCGGGGACCGTTATGCAAACGCCAAAGAAAAATCAAATTCTGTACAAAAATTGA
- a CDS encoding SWIB/MDM2 domain-containing protein: MNHSKTLILNAKTPMLRNSYVNVLNRFYIRNHFTTDSDHKNKGPGKSGKYENVKEKKPNGLQIDCEIKSPLKEFLNANTASRVFVLKYAWKYIKDNNLQNPNMKRKIIPDEKLKQILEKDEVDMLEVPKLLFKHMASIRKD, translated from the coding sequence ATGAATCATTCAAAGACGCTAATTTTAAATGCAAAAACCCCCATGCTTAGAAATAGCTATGTTAATGTGTTAAACAGATTTTATATCAGAAATCATTTCACTACAGACAGtgatcataaaaataaaggacCCGGCAAAAGtggaaaatatgaaaatgttaaagaaaaaaagccAAATGGTCTACAAATTGATTGCGAAATAAAAAGTccattaaaagaatttttaaatgcaAACACTGCCTCGAgagtttttgttttaaaatatgccTGGAAATATATCAAGGACAATAATTTGCAAAATCCAAacatgaaaagaaaaattatacccgatgaaaaattaaagcaaATACTGGAAAAGGATGAAGTGGATATGCTTGAAGTTCCTAAACTATTGTTTAAACATATGGCATCCATTcgaaaagattaa